The Paracoccus liaowanqingii genome window below encodes:
- the mmsB gene encoding 3-hydroxyisobutyrate dehydrogenase: MRITVIGLGNMGAPMAANLAAAGHAVKGFDTAAPMPPGVSAAASAAEAVGEAEVVVTMLPNGAILRAVADQIIPAMTPGALLCDCSTVDVDSARAVADLARAAGLGALDAPVSGGIGGAQAGTLTFMVGGRPEDFTRMEPLFGIMGQKSVHCGDSGAGQAAKICNNMILGVTMIATCEAFGLADRLGLDRQKMFDVVSTSSGYSWSMNAYCPAPGVGPTSPADNGYKPGFAAELMLKDLTLARQAAESSGAETPMGAMARQLYEDFVQHQGGAGRDFSAMLTRFQTVPS; this comes from the coding sequence ATGAGGATCACCGTCATCGGACTGGGCAACATGGGCGCGCCCATGGCCGCCAATCTGGCCGCCGCCGGGCACGCGGTCAAAGGCTTCGACACCGCGGCCCCCATGCCGCCGGGCGTGAGTGCCGCCGCCAGCGCCGCCGAGGCCGTGGGCGAGGCCGAGGTCGTCGTGACGATGCTGCCGAACGGCGCCATCCTGCGGGCGGTGGCCGACCAGATCATCCCGGCCATGACGCCGGGCGCGCTTCTGTGCGACTGCTCGACGGTCGACGTGGACAGCGCCCGGGCCGTGGCGGACCTCGCGCGAGCGGCGGGCCTCGGGGCGCTGGACGCGCCGGTCTCGGGCGGGATTGGCGGGGCGCAGGCCGGGACGCTGACCTTCATGGTCGGAGGCCGGCCCGAGGATTTCACGCGCATGGAGCCGCTGTTCGGGATCATGGGCCAGAAATCCGTGCATTGCGGCGACAGCGGGGCGGGCCAGGCGGCCAAGATCTGCAACAACATGATTTTGGGCGTGACCATGATCGCCACCTGCGAGGCCTTCGGCCTGGCCGACAGGCTGGGGCTGGACCGGCAGAAGATGTTCGACGTCGTCTCGACCAGCTCGGGCTACAGCTGGTCCATGAACGCCTATTGCCCGGCGCCGGGCGTCGGCCCGACCTCGCCCGCCGACAACGGCTACAAACCCGGCTTCGCGGCCGAGCTGATGCTGAAGGACCTGACGCTGGCGCGGCAGGCCGCCGAATCGTCGGGAGCCGAGACGCCGATGGGCGCGATGGCCCGGCAGCTCTACGAGGATTTCGTGCAGCATCAGGGGGGGGCCGGACGCGACTTTTCCGCCATGTTGACACGGTTCCAGACCGTACCATCCTGA
- the recN gene encoding DNA repair protein RecN, with the protein MLRSLDIRDMLLIDRLDLAFGPGLNVLTGETGAGKSILLDCLGFVLGWRSRAELVRQGAVQGEVQAVFDLPDIHPAREILAGAGITVEEGELILRRTNGLDGRKTGWVNDRRVSGEVLRQLSEVLVELHGQHDDRGLLNPRGHRALLDAFGAMDLTPVRAAWTARRETARALAEAEAALAAARQEEDYLRHAVAELDKLSPEPGEEQRLDIARRAMQGAERIRDDVARALQMLGGNGAETAMVDAARWLEGAAAQAEGRLDAPLAALSRALIELGEATQGIEDALSALDFDPSALESTEERLFALRALARKHDILPDDLAGLAGQLRDRLERIDAGEAQMAALKAAAREAEAAYDAAAAALTTARTEAATRLDAAVTGELIPLKMERAVFLTVVSPGDPGPEGRDTVAFTVATNPGAPSGPLDKIASGGELSRFLLALKVCLARGNDALVMIFDEIDRGVGGATADAVGRRLQALAQGAQVLVITHSPQVAALGAVHFRVSKSVSEGMTTSTVVALSAPERVAEIGRMLSGDRVTEAATEAARALLDG; encoded by the coding sequence ATGCTGAGATCGCTCGACATCCGCGACATGCTGCTGATCGACCGGCTGGACCTGGCCTTCGGTCCGGGCTTGAACGTGCTGACCGGCGAGACGGGGGCGGGCAAGTCGATCCTGCTGGACTGCCTGGGCTTCGTGCTGGGCTGGCGCTCGCGCGCCGAGCTGGTGCGCCAGGGCGCGGTGCAGGGCGAGGTGCAGGCGGTGTTCGATCTGCCGGACATCCATCCCGCGCGCGAGATCCTGGCCGGGGCGGGCATCACCGTCGAGGAGGGCGAGCTGATCCTGCGCCGCACCAACGGGCTGGACGGGCGCAAGACGGGCTGGGTGAACGACCGCCGCGTCTCGGGCGAGGTGCTGCGGCAGCTGTCCGAGGTGCTGGTGGAACTGCACGGCCAGCATGACGACCGGGGCCTGCTGAACCCGCGCGGCCACCGGGCGCTGCTGGATGCCTTCGGGGCCATGGACCTGACGCCCGTGCGCGCCGCCTGGACCGCGCGGCGCGAGACGGCGCGGGCGCTGGCCGAGGCCGAGGCAGCGCTTGCCGCGGCCCGACAGGAAGAGGACTATCTGCGCCACGCCGTGGCCGAGCTGGACAAGCTGTCCCCCGAACCCGGCGAGGAGCAGCGTCTGGACATCGCCCGCCGCGCCATGCAGGGGGCCGAGCGCATCCGCGACGACGTGGCCCGTGCGCTGCAGATGCTGGGCGGCAACGGCGCCGAGACCGCGATGGTCGATGCCGCCCGCTGGCTGGAGGGCGCCGCGGCCCAGGCCGAGGGTCGTCTGGACGCGCCGCTGGCCGCCCTGTCGCGCGCATTGATCGAGCTGGGCGAGGCGACGCAGGGCATCGAGGACGCGCTGTCGGCGCTGGATTTCGACCCCTCGGCGCTGGAAAGCACCGAGGAGCGGCTGTTCGCCCTGCGCGCGCTGGCCCGCAAGCACGACATCCTGCCCGACGACCTGGCCGGTCTGGCCGGGCAGCTGCGCGACCGGCTGGAGCGGATCGATGCCGGCGAGGCGCAGATGGCCGCGCTGAAGGCCGCCGCCCGCGAGGCCGAGGCCGCCTATGACGCCGCCGCCGCCGCGCTGACCACCGCCCGGACCGAGGCCGCGACCCGGCTGGACGCCGCCGTGACCGGCGAGCTGATCCCGCTGAAGATGGAGCGCGCGGTCTTCCTGACCGTCGTCTCGCCCGGAGATCCCGGCCCCGAGGGGCGCGACACGGTCGCCTTCACGGTCGCCACGAACCCCGGCGCGCCGTCGGGGCCCTTGGACAAGATCGCCTCGGGCGGGGAGCTGTCGCGCTTTCTTCTGGCGCTGAAGGTCTGCCTGGCGCGCGGCAACGATGCACTGGTGATGATCTTCGACGAGATCGACCGCGGCGTGGGCGGGGCGACCGCCGATGCGGTGGGCCGCCGCCTGCAGGCGCTGGCCCAAGGTGCCCAGGTGCTGGTCATCACCCACTCGCCGCAGGTCGCGGCCCTGGGGGCGGTGCATTTCCGGGTGTCGAAGTCGGTCTCCGAGGGGATGACGACCTCGACCGTGGTGGCGCTGTCCGCGCCCGAGCGTGTGGCCGAGATCGGGCGGATGCTGTCCGGCGACCGCGTCACCGAGGCCGCGACCGAGGCCGCGCGCGCCCTGCTGGACGGCTGA
- a CDS encoding outer membrane protein assembly factor BamD: MAGSKLSASVMAAALAGLVLTGCAGDRDAALRQNLDQFTAEDIYKRGEFELENSGKPADAVFYFSEIERLYPYSEWARRALIMQAYGNHRAGNYEEARGAAQRFLDSYPGDEDAAYAQYLLALSYYDQIDDVGRDQGLTFQALQGLRTVIEQYPDSEYARSAILKFDLAFDHLAAKEMEIGRYYLKQGHYAASVNRFRVVVEEFQTTTQTPEALLRLVEAYLALGLPDEAQTAGAILGHNFQSSPFYDDAFRQLRGRGLSPEVRGDNWLSNVYRQTIQGRWL; encoded by the coding sequence ATGGCGGGCTCGAAATTGTCGGCTTCGGTGATGGCTGCGGCGCTGGCGGGTCTGGTCCTGACGGGCTGCGCCGGCGACCGCGACGCGGCGCTGCGGCAGAACCTGGACCAGTTCACCGCCGAGGACATCTACAAGCGCGGCGAGTTCGAGCTGGAGAACAGCGGCAAGCCCGCCGATGCCGTCTTCTATTTCAGCGAGATCGAGCGGCTCTATCCCTATTCCGAATGGGCGCGGCGCGCGCTGATCATGCAGGCCTATGGCAACCACCGCGCCGGCAACTACGAAGAGGCGCGCGGCGCCGCGCAGCGCTTTCTGGACAGCTATCCCGGCGACGAGGATGCGGCCTATGCGCAATATCTGCTGGCGCTGTCCTATTACGACCAGATCGACGACGTGGGCCGCGACCAGGGTCTGACCTTCCAGGCCCTGCAGGGCCTGCGCACGGTGATCGAGCAGTATCCCGACAGCGAATATGCCCGCAGCGCGATCCTCAAGTTCGACCTGGCCTTCGACCACCTCGCCGCGAAAGAGATGGAGATCGGGCGCTACTACCTCAAGCAGGGGCATTACGCGGCCTCGGTGAACCGCTTCCGCGTCGTGGTCGAGGAGTTCCAGACCACCACCCAGACCCCCGAGGCGCTGCTGCGTCTGGTCGAGGCCTATCTGGCGCTTGGCCTGCCCGACGAGGCGCAGACGGCGGGCGCGATCCTGGGCCACAACTTCCAGTCCTCGCCCTTCTACGACGACGCCTTCCGCCAGCTGCGCGGGCGCGGGCTGTCGCCCGAGGTGCGCGGCGACAACTGGCTGAGCAACGTCTATCGTCAGACCATCCAGGGGCGCTGGCTGTAA
- the lpxC gene encoding UDP-3-O-acyl-N-acetylglucosamine deacetylase, protein MQATLKDKVTFSGVGLHSGAAARLTMHPARPGHGIVFRRTDLTPAVEIPALWDHVTPSRLCTLLDDGQGVTLSTVEHVMAALAGTGIHNALVTVNGPEIPILDGSAAPFVQGILEVGIRRQAAALCAIRVLRPVEIREGEAFARLSPADHLEIDFQIDFTDAAIGHQEKRLDMANGAFLRELADSRTFCRASDVETMRRNGLALGGTYLNAVVVDGGRILTPGGLRHADEAVRHKMLDATGDLALAGAPLLARYTGHRAGHAMTNRLLRALFADPTAWAWELCSPELEDRLPGAGVAGYALHNPAAAIAAE, encoded by the coding sequence ATGCAGGCGACGCTGAAAGACAAGGTGACATTCTCGGGCGTGGGGCTGCATTCCGGTGCCGCCGCGCGGCTGACCATGCATCCCGCCCGTCCCGGCCATGGCATCGTCTTCCGCCGCACCGACCTGACCCCCGCCGTCGAGATCCCCGCCCTGTGGGACCATGTCACGCCGTCCCGGCTGTGCACGCTGCTGGACGACGGGCAGGGCGTCACCCTGTCGACCGTCGAGCATGTGATGGCCGCTCTGGCCGGCACCGGCATCCACAATGCGCTGGTCACCGTCAACGGCCCCGAGATCCCGATCCTGGACGGCTCGGCCGCGCCCTTCGTGCAAGGCATCCTGGAGGTGGGCATCCGCCGTCAGGCCGCCGCGCTCTGCGCCATCCGCGTGCTGCGCCCCGTGGAAATCCGGGAGGGCGAGGCCTTCGCCCGCCTGTCGCCCGCCGACCACCTCGAGATCGACTTCCAGATCGACTTCACCGATGCCGCGATCGGGCATCAGGAAAAGCGGCTGGACATGGCCAATGGCGCCTTCCTGCGCGAGCTGGCCGACAGCCGCACCTTCTGCCGCGCCTCGGACGTCGAGACGATGCGCCGCAACGGCCTGGCCTTGGGCGGCACCTATCTGAACGCGGTCGTGGTCGATGGCGGTCGGATCCTGACCCCCGGCGGCCTGCGCCATGCGGACGAGGCCGTGCGCCACAAGATGCTGGACGCCACCGGCGATCTGGCGCTGGCCGGGGCGCCGTTGCTGGCGCGCTACACCGGCCACCGCGCCGGACATGCGATGACCAACCGCCTGCTGCGGGCGCTGTTCGCCGATCCCACGGCCTGGGCCTGGGAGCTGTGCAGCCCCGAGCTGGAGGATCGCCTGCCCGGTGCCGGCGTCGCGGGCTATGCCCTGCACAACCCCGCGGCCGCCATTGCCGCCGAGTGA
- the ftsZ gene encoding cell division protein FtsZ, which yields MNLNLMMNDEEELKPRITVFGVGGAGGNAVNNMIQKQLDGVEFVVANTDAQALQQSRATSRIQMGPKVTEGLGAGAKPTIGAKAAEETIEDIVDHLMGAHMCFITAGMGGGTGTGAAPIIAQAAREMGILTVGVVTKPFQFEGTKRMRQAEEGVEALQKVVDTLIIIPNQNLFRLANEKTTFTDAFAMADDVLYQGVKGVTDLMVRPGLINLDFADVRAVMDEMGKAMMGTGEASGENRAQEAAERAIANPLLDEISLNGARGVLINITGGYDMTLFELDEAANVIRDKVDSDANIIVGSTLDPDMDGAIRVSVVATGIDAAVAVAETPSPRRSMAAPLTQNPSVGQAAQDEPQIPPRRVVAPSAQADAPALRADTTRAEEDMPQPAYQPRDNARQTAAVRIDDDASAFVAPRAPAGARAGQPAPEVMDRLRRAVDNHGRAAAQPAPAPQPAPGANSRMSGLGRMLERMAGHGSDQGGQKPAASSIAERVNERVAVRARQQDTDFDDLASPDSPQDNVEIPAFLRRQAN from the coding sequence ATGAACCTCAATCTGATGATGAACGACGAAGAAGAGCTGAAGCCGCGCATCACCGTGTTCGGTGTCGGGGGCGCGGGCGGCAACGCCGTCAACAACATGATTCAGAAACAGCTTGATGGTGTCGAGTTCGTCGTCGCCAACACGGACGCGCAGGCGCTGCAGCAGAGCCGCGCGACCAGCCGCATCCAGATGGGCCCCAAGGTCACCGAGGGACTGGGCGCCGGCGCCAAGCCGACCATCGGCGCCAAGGCCGCCGAAGAGACGATCGAGGACATCGTCGACCACCTGATGGGCGCACATATGTGCTTCATCACCGCCGGCATGGGCGGCGGCACCGGCACCGGTGCGGCCCCGATCATCGCCCAGGCCGCCCGCGAGATGGGCATCCTGACCGTCGGCGTCGTGACCAAGCCCTTCCAGTTCGAGGGCACCAAGCGGATGCGCCAGGCCGAGGAGGGCGTCGAGGCGCTCCAGAAGGTCGTGGACACGCTGATCATCATTCCGAACCAGAACCTCTTCCGTCTGGCGAACGAAAAGACCACCTTCACCGACGCCTTCGCGATGGCCGACGACGTGCTGTACCAAGGCGTCAAGGGCGTGACCGACCTGATGGTCCGCCCGGGCCTGATCAACCTCGACTTCGCCGACGTGCGCGCGGTCATGGACGAGATGGGCAAGGCGATGATGGGCACCGGCGAGGCCTCGGGCGAGAACCGCGCCCAGGAAGCCGCCGAACGCGCCATCGCCAACCCGCTGCTGGACGAGATCAGCCTGAACGGCGCCCGCGGCGTGCTGATCAACATCACCGGCGGCTATGACATGACCCTGTTCGAGCTGGACGAGGCCGCCAACGTCATCCGCGACAAGGTCGACAGCGACGCCAACATCATCGTCGGCTCCACGCTGGACCCGGACATGGACGGCGCGATCCGCGTCTCGGTCGTCGCCACCGGCATCGATGCCGCCGTGGCCGTCGCCGAAACGCCCTCGCCCCGCCGCAGCATGGCCGCGCCGCTGACGCAGAACCCCTCGGTCGGTCAGGCCGCCCAGGACGAGCCGCAGATCCCGCCGCGCCGCGTCGTCGCGCCCTCGGCCCAGGCCGATGCGCCCGCCCTGCGTGCCGACACGACCCGCGCCGAAGAGGACATGCCGCAGCCGGCCTACCAGCCGCGCGACAATGCCCGCCAGACGGCCGCCGTGCGGATCGACGACGACGCCTCGGCCTTCGTGGCGCCCCGGGCGCCCGCCGGTGCCCGCGCCGGTCAGCCCGCGCCCGAGGTGATGGACCGCCTGCGCCGCGCGGTGGACAACCATGGCCGCGCCGCAGCCCAGCCCGCGCCCGCCCCGCAGCCCGCCCCCGGTGCCAACAGCCGCATGAGCGGTCTGGGCCGCATGCTGGAGCGGATGGCCGGTCACGGATCGGACCAGGGCGGCCAGAAGCCCGCCGCCTCATCGATCGCCGAGCGCGTGAACGAGCGCGTGGCCGTCCGCGCCCGCCAGCAGGACACCGACTTCGACGATCTGGCCAGCCCCGACAGCCCCCAGGACAATGTCGAGATCCCGGCCTTCCTGCGCCGTCAGGCGAACTGA